One Lentibacillus cibarius DNA window includes the following coding sequences:
- a CDS encoding TIGR00730 family Rossman fold protein, producing the protein MKRLAVFCGSSDGVSDAYRQGAIRLGKELARKEITLVYGGASVGLMGAVANAVLENGGLAIGVIPELLKDREVAHPDLTELYVVQSMHERKAKMTDLADGFIALPGGPGTLEEFMEIFTLAQLGVHQKPLGLLNTDHYYDPLVSLFHHMADQQFLDETYRSIVLVDASPETLIEKFTAAND; encoded by the coding sequence ATGAAACGTTTAGCCGTTTTTTGTGGTTCCAGCGATGGCGTTTCTGATGCGTATCGACAAGGTGCTATTCGGCTCGGGAAGGAATTGGCAAGAAAGGAAATAACGCTCGTGTACGGAGGTGCGAGTGTCGGATTGATGGGGGCAGTTGCGAATGCAGTTTTGGAAAACGGTGGACTAGCCATCGGAGTCATTCCTGAGCTGTTAAAGGACCGGGAAGTGGCACATCCTGACTTAACGGAATTATATGTTGTTCAGTCGATGCATGAACGAAAGGCAAAAATGACCGATTTGGCCGATGGTTTTATCGCTCTACCGGGAGGACCGGGGACGCTGGAGGAGTTCATGGAAATATTCACATTGGCTCAGCTGGGGGTGCATCAAAAGCCTTTAGGACTTCTAAATACTGATCATTATTATGACCCGCTTGTATCGCTTTTTCATCATATGGCAGATCAGCAGTTTTTAGATGAAACGTATCGTTCTATCGTTCTTGTAGATGCATCACCTGAAACGCTCATAGAAAAGTTTACTGCCGCCAACGACTAA
- a CDS encoding universal stress protein, with protein sequence MFKKILLATDGSEHAIRAGEKAMELASFDQHAQVDIIYVIDGKDSKEEVIDNWGKDTSQKRKEKLAFIEQKAKHANIKYDVIFLHGEPGPTIVNYANKHHYDIVIIGSRGLNTLQEMVLGSVSHKVAKRVDCPVMIVN encoded by the coding sequence ATGTTTAAAAAGATTCTTTTAGCAACGGACGGTTCGGAGCATGCCATTCGCGCAGGGGAAAAAGCAATGGAACTGGCAAGCTTCGATCAGCATGCACAAGTTGATATCATTTATGTTATTGACGGTAAAGACTCTAAAGAAGAAGTCATTGATAACTGGGGTAAAGACACGTCACAAAAGCGCAAAGAGAAGCTGGCATTTATTGAACAAAAAGCAAAGCATGCCAATATCAAATATGATGTGATCTTTCTTCACGGCGAACCAGGGCCCACCATCGTCAACTATGCCAACAAACATCATTACGATATTGTTATTATAGGAAGTCGCGGATTAAACACACTGCAAGAAATGGTATTGGGCAGTGTCAGCCATAAAGTAGCTAAGCGTGTGGATTGCCCTGTCATGATTGTGAATTGA